In Halobacteriovorax sp. HLS, one DNA window encodes the following:
- a CDS encoding C1 family peptidase, which translates to MIKLLLLLTAMSVSAKTVDLKQYQGPVKNQLDRNTCAYFAVTALVEGVIKQKFNKSYDISEQFQIYYGKEYFNEYSDKEYGSTSDIAMNFTKQYFFMKEADVPYQTSYFEPNRPCENEDPFDTSSPSYCFSQAPLEWDSSKKVKVDGLKYDWITGLWSPGKTRAQLIEQRIDKGRPVVLTLKVYAPQWDNAHVTYTEETDKLCESGTYQCYGHAIVLTGYDDVKKIFHFKNSWGTNWGNAGYGTMSYDYVNNYSDSPVSVYFDRILGNIRE; encoded by the coding sequence ATGATTAAGCTATTACTACTACTTACAGCAATGTCAGTGAGTGCCAAAACTGTTGATTTAAAACAATATCAAGGCCCGGTTAAGAACCAGCTAGATAGAAATACATGTGCTTACTTTGCAGTCACAGCACTAGTTGAAGGCGTTATCAAACAGAAATTCAACAAGAGCTATGATATTTCAGAGCAATTTCAAATTTACTATGGAAAAGAATATTTCAATGAATATAGTGATAAGGAGTATGGAAGCACCTCAGACATAGCAATGAATTTTACCAAACAGTACTTCTTCATGAAAGAGGCCGATGTACCATATCAAACATCCTATTTTGAACCTAATCGCCCATGTGAAAATGAAGATCCTTTCGATACATCATCTCCTTCATATTGCTTTTCTCAAGCTCCTCTGGAGTGGGATAGCTCTAAGAAAGTAAAAGTCGATGGTCTAAAATATGATTGGATAACTGGTCTATGGAGTCCTGGAAAAACAAGAGCGCAATTAATTGAACAAAGAATTGATAAAGGAAGACCCGTTGTCTTAACGCTTAAAGTATATGCCCCACAATGGGACAATGCCCATGTAACTTATACTGAAGAAACGGATAAACTATGCGAGTCAGGAACTTATCAGTGCTATGGACACGCCATTGTCTTAACCGGATATGATGATGTAAAAAAGATTTTCCATTTCAAAAATAGCTGGGGAACGAATTGGGGAAATGCAGGTTACGGAACAATGAGCTATGACTATGTTAACAACTATTCAGATTCACCTGTATCAGTCTACTTCGACAGAATACTGGGAAATATAAGAGAATAA
- a CDS encoding DEAD/DEAH box helicase codes for MSFKDLISNELILNNLTHLNYSTPSPIQRKCIPLITKGVDLIGIAQTGTGKTAAFSLPIIERLLVKDKINNTPKCLIVAPTRELANQINDSILNYAKNSQIRSINLIGGVSKDNQIEVLEKGIDFVVGTPGRLIDLIENKYLDLNCIEHFILDEADMMLDMGFLQDIKKLNNYLNKEKQTILFSATMPKEIETLAKSILNRPQKIEVTPQSSTIESINQTLYFVNDEQKLLLLKNIIENNNIQKAIIFCKAKYAVANVVEFLDSINIETRQIHSNITQVQREQSLLDFTEGRVRFLVATEIASRGIDVNDIDHVINFNIPEDPTNYVHRIGRTARAGKSGNAISLCSSKELALVRNIESLIKKTIPRISDQPFHQDLVIPVKKKNSSRRRSRKHQADKRKKH; via the coding sequence ATGAGTTTTAAAGATCTAATAAGTAATGAATTGATTCTTAACAATCTTACCCATCTTAATTATAGTACACCAAGTCCTATACAAAGAAAGTGTATTCCTTTAATCACTAAAGGTGTCGATTTAATAGGTATTGCTCAAACAGGTACCGGAAAAACAGCGGCCTTCAGTTTACCAATAATTGAAAGATTGCTCGTCAAAGACAAAATCAATAATACACCAAAGTGCCTTATCGTTGCACCTACAAGAGAATTAGCTAACCAAATTAATGATAGTATTCTTAACTACGCAAAGAATAGTCAGATCAGATCTATAAACCTCATAGGAGGTGTTAGTAAAGATAATCAAATAGAAGTTCTGGAAAAGGGTATTGACTTTGTTGTAGGTACACCAGGACGTCTTATTGACCTAATAGAAAACAAGTACCTAGATCTAAATTGTATAGAACATTTTATTTTAGACGAAGCTGACATGATGCTCGACATGGGATTCTTACAGGATATAAAGAAATTAAATAACTATCTCAATAAAGAAAAACAAACTATTCTATTTTCAGCAACGATGCCTAAAGAAATTGAAACTCTAGCAAAATCTATTTTGAACAGACCTCAGAAGATTGAAGTGACTCCACAATCATCAACTATAGAAAGTATTAATCAAACACTCTACTTTGTGAATGACGAGCAAAAATTACTTTTACTTAAAAATATTATTGAAAATAACAATATTCAAAAGGCGATCATATTTTGCAAGGCCAAGTATGCAGTTGCAAATGTAGTAGAATTCTTAGATAGCATAAATATTGAAACACGTCAGATTCATAGCAATATAACTCAAGTCCAAAGAGAGCAGTCGTTACTAGACTTTACAGAAGGTAGAGTAAGGTTTTTAGTTGCAACAGAAATTGCTTCTAGAGGTATTGATGTAAACGACATAGACCATGTAATAAACTTCAATATCCCTGAAGATCCGACGAACTATGTCCATCGTATTGGAAGAACGGCGCGAGCAGGCAAAAGCGGTAATGCAATATCACTTTGCAGCTCAAAAGAACTTGCCTTAGTTAGGAATATTGAATCACTTATAAAAAAGACAATTCCTAGAATTAGTGATCAGCCATTTCACCAAGACTTAGTTATACCAGTAAAAAAGAAAAACTCTTCTAGAAGAAGATCCCGTAAACACCAGGCAGACAAAAGAAAGAAACACTAA